The DNA window aaacatttgaaaatttacACATATGTTCAACATTATCACAATATTTTGGTtggaatataataaataaaatattttctaatgaaagtaattcaataaaattaaagctaCTCAATGTCACTTAAGGATCGATATATAAACCAATTAGACTAAACTTTGGATTTACAtcatatattaataaaagaaatttttgtATGTAATTTTTGTTGAATGATTTACCGTGTTTTTTGTTAGGACATGATGGACATTGCTTTCCTTCCATAATCTACAACGTTTTCCGAGTTCATCAACACATTTTTCTTCCCATTTCTTGCAACAAGGCATGCATCCACAAATATTTGTTATCATCATCAACTtttgattaaatgctaaaattacatgttttatgtaattaaattggttaatttatgagaagGCACCACTAATTTTGctatatttattgaattttgtgcaggaatgcaatttggggctaaatagaagaaaaaggaaacaaatggGCCAAATTAAAGAAAGTAGCAAAGAAGGAGGGCCAAAGTAAAATTTTTCCAATATTAATTAGCTGaaaattttgttgacttagtgggggagattattttgggatattttttgtcatggaatattttttttccttgaatTTCTAGACTAGTTGGCTCCTAAATTAGTAAATCCTCTAGTATAAATAGAGCATGTATTGTTCATCAATTCatgaatcaaaaaaatatttagctTCTATCTTtcaattctctcctttctcacgtagctttgtttctttagtttctttGCCTTCAATTTATTCCTAGCAGCAACCAACTTTAGCCATTTGcaattcctttcctttttccaaatTCCCTTTTCAACCACCCCACTTTAATATATTCCAACTcccatactcaatcacatcaccCACCTTTTCACCCATTtaccttaattaatttatcaaataccaacatgtcccaaaccttagccaactaaacccattttcagctttaggccgaaattaacctcgtcaaaacccgtgagttacgaacccgagcccatttaactcctaaaattccagtacttattacttctccggattaagagtatgattttgtcagctcataaagtcagatcaacactaagtcaaaaaagacgtcgtttgatttagtgtgattagacgtacagttggaattccaaAAGGAGCGTTTCTAATCgattttctgtgaacacattggcgtgccaagtggagatagctgtttggttccgtcaagggaagtagtaaccggatttgaATGCCCCACGCAGTTGAGGGCactggttcgagctaggctcttctagaacgcaaagctaccggagttctaaatcacgaacgtttcgtggttgttcgatcggtaagagttagttattggacgttccataactaatttacacaaggaagagttggtgtccgaggcgtccttggtagctataactagcttattggaaaagaggagttcatccaatttcgaggatcggttcaaagacgaggaaaattcgtgcctaaagctgagcttattctaattaaatttttcttaatatttatttcacagtttttattattctgttttcaacttttacttttgacgttatttttctcttaatttcaGGTTTTCGAATTTTTATCCCCCCGAACGTCTTGGGCACGACAgctgccccgacataaatctggtcaagagaGCAACAATTTACAATAAACTAGTCTCTGAGGGATCGGCCCTACTCCATATACTGCATAATTTACAAACTaaggcgtaggtttatattggtggattcgacacccatcaaCTTTTATGAGAGATTTCTTAATAAGAACATCGATTCCAATATCTGGAAAAAACCCACAACCATCCAATACTTTCATTACCAAATCTTTCTTCTCCCCATTGAAAAAGCATGCTATATCTAGAAATATATTCTTCTCCCTTTCTTCCAATCCATCAAAGCTAATTCGTAGTGTGTCAAGAATTTCTTTGTTAGAATCTTGTTTAAGTCTTTCGATTGCACTTCTCCATTGAATTATATCTCTACCGCACAAAAATGAACCCAAAACTTCAAGAGCTAAGGGGAGACCATCAGCATAATGTACAACTTGTTTAGAAAGCTCAATGAAATCATATTTCGGCGTTGTATCACTATCAAAAGCTTTCAAATTGAAAAGCCTAAGTGCATCATTGGGATTCAGTGTTGTAGGCTTATACACATCATCGATTCGATAAGATCGGAGCAAATGTTCATCTCATGTTGTTACAATGATCCTACTCCCTAAATTGAACCAATCACGCCTTCCAACCAAGCATTTCAAGTGTTGTATGTTATCGACATCATCAAGAACAACAAGAACCTTTTTACCAGACAATTTGTGGCTAATTATGGCATTCCCTTCATGAACATTGAAACAATTGAAGCATTCATCCGGAAAGATTTGAGAAAGAAGTTGTTTCTGTAAAGAAACAAGTCCATGTTTGTTTGAAACTTCTCGAATATCAGCAAGAAAGCATTTACCTTGAAAATGAGCTAACATTTGAGTGTAAGCAACCCTTGCAAGAGTTGTTTTACCGATGCCACCCATTCCGCAAATTCCTATAATGCGGACATCGTCTTCCCCAATGTTTATTTTCGAATACAACTCCTCCAAACGTAAGCTAATTCCAACCAACTCATCATGAACAACTGGATATGTCTGACATAATTTTGCTGATATCTTCTTAACAACGTCTCTAATAAACTCTGATTCGTGCCTACAACGAAATTAAAATCCGATATGcactttttcatttttagtttagtGAATCATGAAGTATAATATGGTTGGAAGCAAACAAAAAGTATGAATAAGACAGTAAGATATATTAtagcatcaaaatacacaacttgCTTGAAATATGGGAATTCTAAATTaaacagaaaatattttttatttgaattattgaatatatgtaaaatatattaatttatcaattcaaacaaatattataatagaaaatttttaaataataattaaataattttgaacaTATTCAACATATTATATAGTTTTCCTTTATGTAGCTAATGCAATGTAATAttactcaaaataataactacTTAACATATAATTGTCAGCAACCTCTTGGCCTATTTACAAAAGCTTGATTTTGTAGGTACTAGAGTTTGGGTTCAATTCTAAACAACATCATTTTCCTccctcaaatatatataaaaaaactgagcacaataaactgtaataataattaagtgataattttaagtttagtaatataaaaaaaataaatatatttttcaaactcgttgttatatatatatattacaaattaagtattaaaattgtgttttacGTGTCATAGCATTTCACCACCATTTGATCTTATCTTTTATCTTCCTTGTACGTTTCTTCGTGTTTGGTGAAGGCTTCTTCagctttttcattattttcttaaatCGGATGGATCCACATCGGGGGCTGGCCATAGATGAGCCTTAGATGTTCTTTCCGAAAAGGCTCCAAGAAGGCGAGAGTTGTTGTTAATATTTATTAGGTTTTTCTTGGTTAAAATGTGCCAGAAGTCCCtgcattttttataaaattaaaatttaattcctaTACCATATTAGAGAATAGGAGTTGTTAGTTAGTTAGTGAGTCTAGTAAGGTTGTTGCTAAATTTAGAGTAGTCACTAAAGTCTACAAATACTGTAAATTAAGAATTAAAGAGATAAGCAAATTTGAATAAACAAACAAGAAgtttattctattattttcttcatttcaCTCTTTGTTTGGAAGGATATTT is part of the Gossypium hirsutum isolate 1008001.06 chromosome D11, Gossypium_hirsutum_v2.1, whole genome shotgun sequence genome and encodes:
- the LOC121223272 gene encoding TMV resistance protein N-like; translated protein: MGGIGKTTLARVAYTQMLAHFQGKCFLADIREVSNKHGLVSLQKQLLSQIFPDECFNCFNVHEGNAIISHKLSGKKVLVVLDDVDNIQHLKCLVGRRDWLFNLKAFDSDTTPKYDFIELSKQVVHYADGLPLALEVLGSFLCGRDIIQWRSAIERLKQDSNKEILDTLRISFDGLEEREKNIFLDIACFFNGEKKDLVMKVLDGCGFFPDIGIDVLIKKSLIKVDGCRIHQYKPTP